A DNA window from Paenibacillus sp. HWE-109 contains the following coding sequences:
- a CDS encoding MDR family MFS transporter translates to MSKDDLQQVRFWPVMIAIFFGSFVSILSMSTINIAIPILSEHFQTDLSKIQWTITGFMLASGTIAPITGYFGERFSYKRLYALALVGFTVFSFLCAISWDATSLIAFRIAQGAFSGLIMPATMTIVYQVIPRDKQPIAISLWSLSAMMAPAIGPTLSGWLLQNWSWHWLFLMNIPVGLVAIFLVLKLIPYYRLSVPKKFDLIGLLTVVISSLSLLVAFSQGHAWGWGSGKVIGLFALGFVVLLLFIWRELTVESPLLNIRVLHNTRYSLTLIISSIVTISLYSGTFLTPIFLQNIQHVTPLDTGLILLPASLAMALCMPIVGKLYGIVGPRVLMFSGIALIAVGTLTLSWLSVDVSRSYILFWMIVRNIGIALATMPASNAGMEQIPRTLSGHATSISNWVRNVFGSFAIALFTSVLSSKTASHTTELVSSGIKDKVVIGTHAFTMSVNDVYLLATFIVIVALPLTLFIKKRPIEKEDPAAINAAIKSSAAAK, encoded by the coding sequence TTGAGTAAGGATGATTTACAGCAAGTCCGATTCTGGCCCGTTATGATTGCCATTTTTTTCGGATCGTTCGTATCAATCCTAAGTATGAGCACGATTAATATTGCCATACCGATTTTGAGCGAGCATTTCCAAACCGATTTAAGTAAGATTCAGTGGACGATTACGGGCTTCATGCTCGCGAGCGGCACCATTGCCCCGATTACCGGCTATTTCGGCGAACGGTTTAGCTACAAGCGTTTATACGCGTTAGCGCTCGTTGGTTTCACGGTCTTTTCCTTTTTATGCGCCATTTCTTGGGATGCAACTTCGCTTATTGCTTTCCGTATCGCACAAGGGGCATTCAGTGGTCTCATTATGCCTGCTACGATGACGATTGTCTACCAAGTAATCCCTCGCGACAAACAACCTATCGCGATTTCCTTATGGTCTTTATCGGCGATGATGGCTCCTGCGATCGGTCCAACGCTAAGCGGATGGCTTTTGCAAAATTGGAGCTGGCACTGGTTGTTCCTCATGAACATCCCTGTCGGTCTCGTCGCTATTTTCCTGGTTTTGAAATTGATTCCTTATTACCGTCTTTCCGTGCCCAAAAAATTCGATCTCATTGGCTTGCTAACTGTCGTTATCAGCAGCCTTTCTTTGCTGGTCGCTTTCTCCCAAGGTCATGCCTGGGGTTGGGGATCGGGTAAAGTTATCGGCTTGTTCGCTCTCGGATTCGTCGTCCTTCTCCTCTTCATTTGGAGAGAGTTAACGGTAGAATCACCGCTGCTGAATATTCGTGTCTTACACAATACACGTTACTCGTTAACGCTTATTATTTCCAGTATTGTGACCATTAGTTTATATTCCGGGACTTTTTTAACGCCTATTTTCTTGCAAAATATTCAACATGTAACCCCTCTGGATACAGGTCTGATTCTGCTTCCTGCATCACTGGCTATGGCTCTGTGCATGCCGATTGTCGGGAAACTGTATGGCATTGTCGGTCCTCGCGTCCTTATGTTCAGCGGAATTGCGTTGATCGCTGTCGGTACGTTAACGCTTAGCTGGTTAAGTGTAGACGTATCTCGCAGCTACATTCTGTTCTGGATGATCGTTCGGAACATCGGTATTGCTCTGGCGACCATGCCTGCGAGCAATGCGGGTATGGAACAAATTCCGCGGACGCTGTCCGGCCATGCCACATCGATCAGCAACTGGGTTCGCAACGTCTTCGGTTCGTTCGCCATCGCCCTCTTCACATCGGTTCTGTCATCCAAAACCGCTTCCCATACGACCGAATTGGTAAGCAGCGGCATCAAGGATAAAGTGGTTATTGGCACACACGCCTTCACCATGAGTGTCAATGATGTTTACTTGCTCGCTACCTTCATTGTAATCGTCGCTTTGCCGCTCACTTTATTTATCAAAAAGCGGCCGATTGAGAAAGAAGATCCAGCAGCGATTAATGCTGCTATTAAATCTAGCGCAGCTGCAAAGTAA
- a CDS encoding ABC transporter ATP-binding protein: MLQLSNVSKLFNPGSADEKIALIGINLNLKPGDFVTVIGSNGAGKSTLMNVISGVMTPDAGEVRIGGEVIHHLPEYERSRWIGRVFQDPMAGTAPRMTIEENLAMAYARGKKRGLSFGVTARKRALFLEQLQRLGIGLEGRLRAKVGLLSGGERQALSLLMATFTKPQILLLDEHTAALDPSRAELITRLTEDIVREMKLTTLMVTHNMEQAIRLGNRLIMMDKGRIILDVTEERKKNLTVEQLLGEFENISGTKLADDRVVLG; encoded by the coding sequence ATGCTTCAGCTCTCCAATGTTTCCAAGCTGTTCAACCCTGGCTCGGCGGATGAGAAAATTGCCCTGATCGGGATCAACCTCAACCTGAAGCCCGGAGACTTCGTCACGGTCATCGGCAGCAACGGCGCCGGGAAGTCGACGCTGATGAATGTCATCTCCGGCGTCATGACGCCGGATGCCGGCGAAGTGCGGATCGGCGGCGAGGTCATTCACCACCTGCCGGAGTACGAGCGCAGCCGGTGGATCGGCCGCGTCTTTCAAGATCCCATGGCGGGGACGGCTCCTCGAATGACCATCGAGGAGAATCTCGCCATGGCGTATGCCCGCGGCAAGAAGCGCGGGCTCAGCTTCGGCGTCACCGCGCGCAAGCGCGCGTTGTTCCTGGAACAGCTCCAGCGCCTCGGGATCGGCCTGGAAGGCCGACTGCGCGCCAAGGTGGGGCTGCTCTCCGGCGGCGAGCGCCAAGCCCTCAGCTTGCTCATGGCGACGTTCACCAAGCCGCAGATTCTGCTGCTTGACGAGCACACGGCCGCGCTCGACCCCTCGCGCGCGGAACTGATCACACGATTGACCGAGGACATCGTGCGCGAGATGAAGCTGACCACCTTGATGGTCACGCACAACATGGAGCAGGCGATCCGACTCGGCAACCGCCTGATCATGATGGACAAAGGCCGCATCATCCTTGATGTGACCGAAGAACGCAAAAAGAACCTCACGGTAGAGCAATTGCTCGGTGAGTTCGAGAACATAAGCGGCACCAAGCTGGCAGATGACCGCGTGGTGTTGGGATAA
- a CDS encoding ABC transporter permease, which yields MMDSMVGAVELGLLYALMALGVYITFRILDFPDLTVDGSFTTGGAIAAIMISHGYSPILACLAAFVGGLAAGACTGLLHTKGKINGLLSGILMMIALYSINMRIMGKPNISLLGADTLFSTMKPITVVLIIVVVFKLLLDAFLHTDLGLSLRATGDNARMIRSFGANTDRTTILGVSLSNGLVALSGALIAQQSGFADISMGIGMIVIGLASVIIGEAIFGAGSVFRATLAAVLGSIVYRIVVALALRVEWLKASDLKLITAIIVIIALVLPSIQRSIKQKAMAKRRSAELIARAVQLNKGGKR from the coding sequence ATGATGGATTCCATGGTGGGTGCCGTCGAGTTAGGACTGCTTTATGCCTTAATGGCATTGGGCGTTTATATCACGTTTCGTATTCTTGATTTCCCCGATTTAACAGTAGACGGCAGCTTCACAACAGGCGGGGCAATCGCCGCGATCATGATATCGCACGGTTACTCACCAATCTTGGCTTGCTTGGCTGCTTTTGTGGGCGGACTTGCTGCTGGCGCCTGCACGGGCTTGCTTCATACGAAGGGCAAGATTAATGGCTTATTGTCAGGAATTCTGATGATGATTGCGCTGTACTCCATTAATATGCGTATTATGGGAAAACCGAATATCTCGCTGCTGGGCGCGGATACGCTGTTCTCCACCATGAAGCCGATTACGGTCGTGCTCATTATTGTCGTTGTATTCAAGCTTCTGCTGGATGCTTTCTTGCATACGGACCTGGGGCTTTCACTGCGAGCAACGGGGGATAACGCCCGTATGATTCGCAGTTTCGGAGCGAACACGGACCGCACGACGATTCTGGGCGTTAGCTTGTCCAATGGATTAGTCGCGCTGTCCGGTGCTTTGATTGCACAGCAATCGGGCTTCGCTGATATCTCGATGGGGATCGGAATGATCGTGATTGGGCTTGCTTCTGTCATTATTGGGGAAGCGATCTTCGGAGCTGGTTCAGTCTTTCGGGCGACGCTGGCGGCTGTTCTTGGTTCTATCGTGTACCGTATCGTGGTCGCGTTGGCGCTTCGCGTTGAATGGCTGAAAGCTTCTGACTTGAAGCTGATTACAGCCATCATCGTTATCATCGCGCTGGTACTGCCTTCTATTCAGCGCTCCATCAAGCAAAAAGCAATGGCAAAACGGCGATCGGCGGAGCTTATCGCTCGCGCTGTGCAATTGAATAAGGGAGGTAAACGCTGA
- a CDS encoding ABC transporter substrate-binding protein — protein MKKKALASLVLSAALMLVAAGCGQKAADKSPAATTPASTAPAATAAAAKNYKIAISQIVEHPSLDATRQGFLAALKDAGIVEGTNLKVDFNNAQGDQTNNLSIAQKIASADNDLVLGIATPSAQAVVQQVKKAPILFAAVTDPLAAKIVSSVDKPGGNVSGASDTNPMAVAQLMDFVATNMPKIKTVGLVINEGEPNAVIMAKNAEESLTKHGIKLIKAPVTNTSEVKQAAQSLVGRADAFLITLDNTVVSGVDGIIQIANEKKMPFFSSDRDTVEKGAFATVGFKYYDHGYQVGQMAVEILKNGKKPADMKVTVPEKLDLILNLKAAAAQGVEVTDAMKNAVKDKEKNIIK, from the coding sequence TTGAAAAAGAAAGCACTCGCGTCACTCGTTTTATCAGCAGCACTTATGCTTGTAGCAGCAGGTTGCGGGCAAAAGGCGGCGGACAAGTCTCCGGCAGCCACCACGCCAGCATCGACAGCACCGGCAGCAACAGCTGCAGCAGCGAAGAATTATAAAATTGCCATTTCGCAAATTGTTGAGCATCCTTCTTTGGATGCAACGCGTCAAGGCTTCTTGGCAGCGCTCAAAGATGCCGGGATCGTAGAAGGCACGAACTTGAAGGTTGATTTCAACAATGCTCAAGGTGACCAAACGAACAATTTATCCATCGCCCAAAAAATTGCCTCCGCGGACAATGATTTGGTACTCGGGATCGCAACACCATCCGCACAAGCAGTTGTGCAGCAAGTGAAGAAAGCACCAATTCTGTTTGCAGCTGTAACGGATCCGTTGGCTGCCAAAATCGTTAGCAGTGTAGACAAACCGGGCGGCAATGTGTCCGGAGCATCCGACACGAATCCAATGGCTGTAGCTCAATTAATGGATTTCGTAGCAACGAACATGCCAAAAATCAAAACGGTTGGTCTTGTCATCAACGAAGGCGAACCGAATGCTGTTATTATGGCTAAAAATGCGGAAGAATCCCTTACCAAACACGGTATTAAACTGATCAAAGCACCGGTAACGAACACTTCCGAAGTGAAGCAAGCAGCGCAATCTCTTGTAGGTCGTGCAGATGCGTTCTTGATCACGCTGGACAATACGGTTGTTAGCGGTGTAGACGGAATTATTCAAATTGCCAACGAGAAAAAGATGCCTTTCTTCTCCAGTGACCGTGATACGGTTGAAAAGGGAGCATTCGCAACAGTTGGTTTCAAATACTATGACCATGGCTACCAAGTAGGTCAAATGGCTGTAGAAATTCTTAAGAATGGCAAAAAACCGGCTGACATGAAAGTAACAGTTCCTGAGAAGCTGGATCTGATTTTGAACTTGAAAGCAGCGGCAGCGCAAGGCGTTGAAGTAACGGACGCGATGAAAAATGCCGTCAAGGATAAAGAGAAAAACATCATTAAGTAA
- a CDS encoding Gfo/Idh/MocA family protein has product MMDKVRWGIIGCGDVTEVKSGPALQKVEGSELVAVMRRNGELAEDYAKRHGVAKWYADAEALIHDPDVNAIYVATPPAFHHEYALLAAKAGKPVYVEKPMARNHQECLEMIAACEEAQVPLFVAYYRRGLPRFVEIKRLLDSGVIGDVRFVQTTYLQQLKDKQGEELPWRIQSELSGGGLFVDLASHTLDILDYLLGSIGDVKGFARNQSKRYQVEDIVTTTYAFESGVMGTGIWGFNTFTYKDSNEIVGSLGKITFSTFGDDLRIERIDGQIEERKIPNPPHVQQPLITKVVEELRGIGQSPSTGVTAARTNRVMDELLKDYYAKPSL; this is encoded by the coding sequence ATGATGGATAAAGTACGTTGGGGAATTATCGGCTGCGGGGATGTTACGGAAGTTAAAAGCGGTCCGGCGCTGCAAAAAGTAGAAGGCTCCGAGCTTGTCGCCGTCATGCGGCGTAATGGCGAGCTGGCTGAAGACTATGCCAAACGGCACGGGGTAGCCAAATGGTATGCTGATGCTGAGGCGCTGATCCATGATCCTGATGTGAATGCGATTTATGTCGCGACACCGCCAGCTTTTCATCATGAATATGCCTTGTTGGCTGCGAAGGCCGGGAAACCTGTGTATGTGGAGAAGCCGATGGCCAGAAATCACCAGGAATGTCTGGAGATGATAGCCGCCTGCGAAGAGGCGCAAGTTCCTTTGTTTGTCGCCTATTATCGAAGAGGGCTGCCAAGGTTTGTAGAAATTAAACGCTTGCTGGACAGCGGCGTTATAGGGGATGTCCGCTTCGTGCAGACCACCTATTTGCAGCAGTTGAAGGATAAGCAGGGCGAAGAATTGCCTTGGCGCATCCAGTCGGAGCTATCCGGTGGCGGGTTGTTCGTTGATTTAGCGAGTCATACGCTGGATATTCTTGATTATCTATTGGGCTCTATTGGAGATGTCAAAGGCTTCGCTAGAAATCAGTCCAAGCGCTATCAAGTAGAGGACATCGTAACGACGACCTATGCATTTGAATCCGGTGTGATGGGGACAGGCATCTGGGGCTTCAATACATTTACCTACAAGGATAGCAATGAAATCGTTGGCAGTCTGGGGAAAATCACATTTTCCACATTCGGCGATGATCTGCGCATAGAACGAATCGATGGTCAAATCGAGGAGCGGAAGATTCCGAATCCGCCACATGTTCAGCAGCCGCTGATTACGAAGGTTGTTGAGGAATTAAGAGGAATTGGCCAAAGTCCAAGCACAGGGGTTACGGCTGCCCGGACGAATCGTGTTATGGATGAGCTGTTGAAGGATTACTATGCGAAGCCATCGCTATGA
- a CDS encoding AAA family ATPase, with translation MYLNRVSIENFRSIEKITISFITKCRVLVGKNEVGKSNILKALSTLNSNNKINNNDLRDGLPDENLIREGKIWFFFTLDSKDKNTILVSQTKKVLTKDINKLALFTKEGEEELLKNIIDTCYDETIYKVAIPTGKRMQSTTPLKSADNYVVPSNLKKPIANTEYTFDLNGELVNLNSFDLINIQDFPEIPPIHYENVTGQYILKCISTTINDFALNNKVDTIFWRYENKHLLPPSIIISTFISNPDSCLPLKSMFELAGINNIPETIQDAISKNKQGLRNLLDRVATKTTEHFQNVWNEYNHIRFELSPNGEHIEASIKDKFNRYELVQRSDGFKRFISFLLSISAKVQSDNMKNALLLFDEPDLGLHPSGQKYLRDELIKISTHNHIIYSTHSIFMIDKEEISRHLIVDKSDEQTKVTEVNESNFVDEEVIFKALGFSVFETLKSKNIIFEGWKDKELFSIAMTNVPEKYKDVKKLIDAGLCHAKGVKDVKHIANILELANRQYIILSDNDKPAREWQKEFVKLRMHGVWKRYDELTEGFNVSTVEDFIKPHCFIRTIDELRENTYKNLPLITKESFITTKPKLLILDDALKVVETDKESRKQIIEEIKDMVIENLKPADLEDSYYLLLENLLEEIFPSDQLAKIT, from the coding sequence ATGTATTTAAATAGAGTTTCAATTGAGAACTTTCGCTCAATTGAAAAAATCACAATATCTTTCATTACAAAATGCAGGGTATTGGTTGGAAAGAATGAAGTTGGTAAATCCAATATTTTAAAAGCCCTATCAACGTTAAATTCGAATAATAAAATTAATAACAATGATTTAAGAGATGGTTTGCCAGATGAGAATTTAATTAGAGAAGGGAAAATATGGTTTTTCTTCACCTTGGACTCCAAAGACAAAAATACAATACTTGTTTCACAAACCAAGAAAGTACTAACAAAAGATATAAACAAGCTCGCACTATTTACTAAAGAAGGGGAAGAAGAACTCCTTAAAAACATTATTGATACCTGCTATGATGAAACTATTTATAAAGTAGCCATTCCTACGGGTAAAAGAATGCAATCTACTACTCCGTTGAAAAGTGCTGATAATTACGTAGTCCCAAGTAATCTAAAAAAGCCAATTGCTAACACTGAATATACTTTTGATTTAAATGGAGAGTTAGTCAACTTAAACAGTTTTGATCTAATTAATATTCAAGATTTCCCTGAGATTCCCCCAATTCACTACGAGAATGTTACAGGCCAATATATACTAAAATGTATATCTACTACTATCAATGATTTTGCTCTTAATAATAAAGTAGATACAATTTTTTGGCGCTATGAAAATAAACATCTATTACCACCCAGTATAATAATAAGCACTTTCATTTCTAATCCAGATAGTTGCCTTCCACTAAAGTCGATGTTTGAATTAGCAGGAATAAATAATATTCCAGAAACTATTCAGGATGCAATAAGTAAAAATAAACAAGGGCTAAGAAATTTATTAGATAGAGTAGCCACAAAGACTACAGAACATTTTCAAAACGTTTGGAATGAATATAATCATATCCGATTTGAGTTAAGTCCTAATGGCGAACATATTGAAGCAAGCATTAAGGATAAATTTAATCGATATGAATTGGTCCAGCGTAGTGACGGGTTTAAAAGATTTATAAGTTTCCTCCTATCTATATCCGCTAAGGTTCAAAGCGACAACATGAAAAATGCTCTACTACTTTTTGACGAGCCTGATTTGGGGTTACATCCTTCTGGCCAAAAGTATTTAAGAGATGAATTAATAAAAATTTCTACGCATAACCACATAATTTACAGTACACACTCGATTTTCATGATTGACAAAGAGGAAATATCACGACATTTAATTGTAGATAAATCAGATGAACAAACAAAAGTAACCGAAGTTAATGAGTCCAACTTTGTTGATGAAGAAGTAATATTCAAAGCTTTAGGCTTCTCAGTATTTGAAACTCTAAAAAGCAAGAACATTATTTTTGAAGGATGGAAGGACAAGGAATTATTTAGCATTGCAATGACAAATGTTCCAGAAAAATATAAAGATGTAAAGAAACTAATAGATGCTGGTTTATGTCATGCTAAAGGTGTAAAAGATGTTAAACACATTGCGAATATTCTTGAACTTGCTAATCGGCAATATATAATATTAAGTGATAATGATAAACCTGCCAGAGAATGGCAGAAAGAGTTTGTTAAGTTAAGAATGCATGGAGTATGGAAGAGATATGATGAATTAACTGAAGGATTTAATGTAAGTACTGTGGAGGATTTTATTAAACCACATTGCTTCATAAGAACAATTGATGAATTACGAGAAAATACATATAAAAATCTACCACTTATAACAAAAGAGTCTTTTATAACTACAAAACCCAAATTGCTAATACTTGATGATGCATTAAAAGTTGTTGAAACGGATAAAGAAAGTAGGAAGCAAATAATCGAGGAAATAAAAGATATGGTAATTGAAAATCTAAAGCCAGCCGATTTAGAAGATTCATATTATCTATTGTTAGAAAACTTATTAGAAGAAATATTTCCAAGTGATCAGCTTGCTAAAATAACATGA
- a CDS encoding ABC transporter ATP-binding protein, which yields MGTATTTKDELKGKGNWRGFIRLLLQTNPPKLVLGIALGLSVISTLVGLVIPLFTKNVVDSFSIDSLNWLQISGMAIAFVASAIASGVSVYLLNFAGQRVVAGIRERLWKKLLVLPVSYYDNHQTGDTISRMTNDTAVIKGLIAEHMSGFVTGIISIVGSIVVLIYMDWKMTLIMFSVFPIAFVILFPLGRQMFKISKGMQAETASFTSVLNRVLSEIRLVKAANAEPVEYKEGSTGIQKLFKFGLKEGRIQALMAPLVTFVMLMLFVVLFGYGGTRVASGAITAGQLVAFMLYLFQIIMPITQITQFFNQAQKAMGATDTILNVLDYEEENPHAGVPVANASQSLLFDRVTYGYKEGEPVLKNVSFTMEAGKVTAIVGPSGSGKTTMFSLLERFYTPQQGAISLGDEGIDQFSLISWRSQIGYVSQESPLIAGTIRDNICYGLQHDVSMEELQRASKMAYADAFIDELPQKYDTEVGERGIKLSGGQRQRIAIARALLRDPKILMLDEATSSLDSKSEVVVQQALQNLMQGRTTLVIAHRLSTVVDADQIIFLDKGVVTGSGTHQQLVESHEMYREFAAQQLQLQEQMVAEHAPGVGL from the coding sequence ATGGGAACGGCAACTACAACGAAAGATGAGCTCAAGGGCAAAGGCAATTGGCGCGGTTTTATCCGCTTGCTGCTCCAGACCAATCCCCCCAAGCTTGTACTAGGCATAGCATTAGGATTGAGCGTGATCTCGACCTTGGTCGGCTTGGTTATCCCGCTGTTCACGAAGAATGTCGTCGACAGCTTCTCTATTGATTCGCTGAATTGGCTGCAGATTAGCGGAATGGCTATTGCTTTCGTTGCTTCGGCGATCGCCTCTGGCGTTTCCGTCTACTTGCTGAATTTCGCCGGACAGCGGGTTGTGGCCGGGATTAGAGAGCGACTATGGAAAAAGCTGCTCGTGCTGCCGGTTAGCTATTATGACAACCACCAGACAGGTGACACGATTTCTCGCATGACGAATGACACCGCCGTTATTAAAGGTTTGATCGCGGAGCATATGTCAGGCTTTGTTACAGGTATTATTTCGATTGTCGGTTCCATCGTCGTTCTAATTTATATGGATTGGAAAATGACACTCATCATGTTCAGCGTATTCCCCATTGCATTCGTAATTCTCTTCCCGCTGGGTCGACAAATGTTCAAAATATCCAAAGGCATGCAAGCAGAGACGGCCAGCTTCACATCGGTGCTTAACCGGGTATTGTCGGAAATTCGTCTTGTCAAAGCTGCGAATGCCGAGCCTGTCGAATATAAAGAAGGCAGCACAGGCATTCAGAAGCTGTTCAAATTCGGCTTAAAAGAAGGCCGCATCCAAGCGCTGATGGCGCCGCTGGTTACCTTCGTTATGCTTATGCTATTCGTTGTGCTTTTTGGCTATGGCGGCACACGTGTAGCCTCGGGAGCGATCACGGCCGGGCAGTTAGTCGCCTTCATGTTGTATTTGTTCCAAATTATTATGCCGATTACGCAAATTACGCAGTTCTTTAATCAAGCGCAGAAAGCTATGGGGGCTACAGACACGATTCTCAATGTGCTCGATTACGAAGAAGAGAACCCACATGCTGGCGTCCCTGTTGCGAACGCTTCGCAATCGCTGCTGTTCGATCGGGTGACCTACGGGTACAAAGAAGGGGAACCTGTCTTGAAGAATGTCAGCTTCACCATGGAAGCGGGCAAGGTCACGGCTATCGTAGGTCCGAGCGGAAGCGGGAAGACGACGATGTTCTCGCTGTTGGAGCGGTTCTATACACCTCAGCAGGGGGCTATCTCACTGGGTGATGAGGGTATTGACCAGTTCTCGCTCATCTCTTGGCGCAGCCAGATCGGGTATGTGTCGCAAGAGAGTCCGCTGATTGCCGGGACGATTCGCGATAATATTTGTTACGGCTTGCAGCATGACGTGTCGATGGAAGAGCTGCAAAGAGCTTCGAAGATGGCCTATGCCGATGCTTTCATTGATGAACTCCCGCAGAAGTACGATACGGAAGTTGGGGAGCGCGGGATCAAGCTATCCGGCGGACAACGACAACGGATTGCCATCGCTCGAGCCTTGCTGCGCGATCCGAAAATCCTAATGCTGGACGAAGCGACATCGAGTCTGGACAGCAAATCAGAGGTCGTTGTGCAGCAGGCTTTGCAGAATCTGATGCAAGGGCGCACGACACTCGTCATCGCGCACCGCTTATCGACGGTCGTCGATGCCGACCAAATCATTTTCCTCGACAAAGGCGTAGTCACAGGCAGCGGCACGCATCAGCAATTGGTGGAATCACACGAGATGTACCGCGAGTTCGCGGCGCAGCAATTGCAATTGCAGGAGCAGATGGTTGCGGAGCATGCGCCTGGGGTTGGGTTGTAG
- a CDS encoding NAD-dependent epimerase/dehydratase family protein: MEVILGTGPLGRAVMKELLRKGKKVRMVNSSGKANVPGDVEVVQGDLMSEGGALAALKGATHVFQCAAPPYHKWEGLFQQMMSCITQAAAFHQASLIMGDNLYMYGEVQGPMHEGMPYKAHTRKGKVRAEVAQNLLNLHNQGILKVAIGRGSDFYGPHAANSSFGGRFFGPLIAGKSVALMGNPDQLHTVTYVEDFGRALVVLSEHEDALGQIWHVPHAETVSARRFTELAFEAAGHAPRIGTMGRGMLRIGGLFIPAAREMIEMLYEFEQPFVMDCTKFTQRFGSVMTPTPLRTALKETVAWYRTQAK; encoded by the coding sequence ATGGAAGTCATTTTAGGAACGGGACCATTGGGTCGGGCTGTGATGAAAGAACTTTTACGCAAAGGGAAAAAGGTTAGAATGGTCAATTCTTCGGGAAAAGCTAACGTCCCTGGCGATGTTGAAGTGGTACAGGGCGATCTGATGAGCGAAGGCGGAGCGCTAGCGGCGTTAAAGGGGGCAACCCATGTATTCCAGTGTGCAGCCCCTCCTTATCACAAGTGGGAGGGCTTGTTTCAGCAAATGATGAGCTGTATTACCCAAGCGGCAGCCTTCCATCAAGCCAGTTTGATCATGGGAGATAATCTCTATATGTATGGAGAGGTTCAAGGCCCCATGCATGAGGGAATGCCTTATAAGGCGCATACGCGCAAAGGGAAAGTGCGGGCAGAAGTCGCTCAGAACCTGCTGAATTTGCATAACCAAGGCATACTTAAGGTGGCAATCGGCAGAGGATCGGACTTTTATGGACCGCATGCGGCGAATTCCTCATTTGGCGGGCGTTTTTTTGGGCCGCTGATAGCCGGGAAGTCGGTTGCTCTGATGGGGAACCCCGATCAGCTGCACACAGTAACCTACGTCGAGGACTTTGGCCGAGCCCTTGTCGTCCTGAGCGAGCACGAGGATGCTCTCGGTCAGATCTGGCACGTGCCCCATGCGGAGACGGTAAGTGCCCGCAGGTTCACAGAATTGGCCTTCGAGGCTGCGGGACACGCTCCGCGGATCGGCACGATGGGGCGTGGCATGCTGCGCATTGGCGGCTTATTCATACCCGCGGCGCGCGAAATGATCGAGATGCTGTATGAATTTGAGCAGCCATTTGTGATGGATTGCACGAAATTTACACAGCGATTTGGTTCGGTGATGACGCCAACACCGCTTCGTACAGCGCTCAAGGAAACTGTGGCGTGGTACCGCACGCAAGCAAAATAA
- a CDS encoding MerR family transcriptional regulator translates to MQGYTVGQTAKICQTSIQTLHFYDKIGLVKPHRVDAQNGYRYYSSHDILAIKVVQDLQSMQFTLEQVGQVFKNNSMASIPELMSAKKAEAEETIRTLQTVVGTIDERLKHLDDHSQLRKAFEGTDYYLELQTYPDRFMAYERQNAVCGMESSVIRFMALFDRIKEHGLTADGYFWTIYHEDLLTFDRNDSDIEVCIPILPCEHEPSFTRWLPGGDYISAVFAGFPNEESCKGLYRRLRQWMNENGYEENGPVLERYLVDFTHMRNVEEFIVDLQIPVKRVLTL, encoded by the coding sequence ATGCAAGGATACACGGTAGGACAGACTGCTAAGATATGCCAGACCTCAATCCAAACGCTTCATTTCTATGACAAAATCGGGCTTGTTAAGCCGCATCGAGTGGATGCCCAGAATGGGTATCGCTATTATTCGAGCCATGACATTCTGGCCATTAAGGTTGTGCAGGACCTGCAAAGCATGCAGTTTACGCTTGAGCAGGTTGGGCAGGTGTTCAAAAACAACAGCATGGCCAGCATCCCTGAGCTGATGAGTGCGAAGAAAGCGGAGGCCGAAGAAACCATTCGGACGCTGCAAACCGTTGTCGGAACCATTGATGAGCGGTTGAAGCATTTGGATGACCATAGTCAGCTGCGCAAAGCTTTTGAAGGAACGGATTATTATTTGGAACTGCAAACGTATCCGGATCGATTCATGGCGTATGAACGCCAAAATGCTGTATGCGGCATGGAATCTTCCGTGATCCGATTCATGGCTCTATTTGACCGGATCAAAGAGCATGGGTTGACGGCGGATGGCTACTTCTGGACGATCTATCACGAGGATCTGCTGACATTTGACCGCAACGACTCGGATATCGAGGTTTGTATTCCCATACTGCCTTGCGAGCATGAACCTTCGTTCACAAGATGGCTGCCTGGCGGTGACTACATATCGGCGGTATTCGCCGGGTTCCCGAACGAGGAATCGTGCAAGGGTCTCTATAGACGTCTGAGACAGTGGATGAACGAAAATGGTTACGAAGAGAACGGTCCTGTATTGGAACGTTATCTGGTTGATTTTACACATATGAGGAATGTCGAAGAGTTTATCGTTGATTTGCAAATTCCTGTAAAACGCGTATTGACCCTATAG